In the Natronogracilivirga saccharolytica genome, one interval contains:
- a CDS encoding TonB-dependent receptor, with protein sequence MLRLILIIGIIILLGAPLDSVARDDRGTLRGQVTDAETGEELIGVNITIQGTDFGAATDLEGNYEIRNIRPGSYNVQATYVGFDRMMFTGIEIRAGETTDLNIEMTPEVLTADDEVIVIGERPIFDIEESGSSSRVGRSDIDAAPVRQIDEVIGRQAGVIRDPTGIYIRGGRAEETGFVVDGVSAQDPLSGTGMGLDLGSGALQEVEVTTGGIDVEHGNVTSGLVSVRTREGGDTFSGYFSHQRDNTGTGSDPLVSGFATDVYEFNLGGPSILNNQILKPLGIGLPGELSFFVTGQVNLTDEFFGYTADQLESSLYDSDFWSPRMDNRWSGMLRMTYRPRSAMRIDAAYQRSVTVNQNTRMLQVVGDDVQIRPGFQFFHALNLDNANTYTHDSKLAYIRWTHSIDSNTYYRFQFSRLFTRLRADANGLDWRPERVEGDLDPASIVVPPVDEFETGQDFRYVLPGPGLVNNDGLATLWHDHYAEQYTLRGSLTRYFFDQNNRLRVGFEMVFNDYQWIDITRPWVGAPIAIGEDEEEDETLTQTSRLGESSDIWDVRPRQGSIYASDQIRYRGLIANIGARLEYWFPGDFVDEMVDNPDAPIPDEVREAYYNDTYNFFGNRFKMRLLPRISVSFPVRENQMMYFNYGHQTKLPHPSHVYAGLDPFYQDRSFLASLGNPNLDPEVDISYEIGIRNQLTANDALNISAFWSDKYDFITSERILITDVTGREVERAYRVNGDFARVRGLEVTYIKRYSDWFRGNISATYQRAEGLSSTSQDALQDLIVGGQAFGSNVETPLAWDRPWDFRASATFRYDRNSPFLDIPGLNQFQLNISGYYRSGIRYTPSEFIQNERHPITGERTWRPIYERSTDPSDRFSESGPAWYEIDLSFQKWFDIAGAQMRFTIDVTNLLDTKNPAIINTVTGDSYRTDYPDSQEELEALRDDRSWDVPGNVRDPRYVDPRDNNRPDYMNPANFLKPRHVMFGLSVEF encoded by the coding sequence ATGCTCAGACTAATACTTATTATCGGAATAATAATTTTGCTGGGAGCACCGCTGGACAGTGTCGCCCGGGATGATAGAGGTACACTCAGAGGTCAGGTGACCGATGCAGAAACCGGCGAAGAGCTGATTGGTGTAAACATCACCATACAGGGAACCGACTTCGGTGCAGCTACCGACCTGGAAGGAAATTATGAAATCCGGAATATCCGGCCAGGTTCATATAACGTACAGGCCACGTATGTCGGTTTCGACCGGATGATGTTCACCGGAATCGAAATAAGAGCAGGTGAAACCACCGATCTGAACATTGAAATGACTCCTGAGGTGCTCACAGCAGATGATGAAGTTATAGTCATCGGCGAGCGGCCCATTTTCGACATCGAAGAATCCGGATCCAGCTCCCGTGTAGGCAGATCAGATATTGATGCGGCTCCTGTTCGCCAGATTGATGAGGTTATTGGCCGCCAGGCGGGTGTCATCCGCGACCCGACCGGAATATACATCCGGGGTGGCAGGGCAGAAGAAACCGGATTTGTTGTTGACGGTGTATCCGCTCAGGACCCCCTGTCGGGAACAGGTATGGGACTTGATCTCGGATCCGGTGCCCTGCAGGAAGTTGAAGTTACGACCGGCGGTATTGACGTGGAGCATGGCAATGTAACTTCCGGACTTGTATCTGTTCGCACCAGAGAGGGCGGAGATACGTTTTCCGGATACTTTTCGCATCAGCGTGACAATACCGGAACGGGATCAGACCCGCTTGTATCCGGTTTTGCTACTGATGTGTACGAGTTCAATCTTGGAGGACCAAGTATACTGAACAATCAGATACTCAAGCCACTGGGTATCGGCCTGCCGGGTGAACTTTCCTTTTTCGTTACTGGCCAGGTGAACCTCACGGATGAATTTTTCGGATACACTGCCGATCAGCTCGAGTCCTCACTTTACGATTCTGATTTCTGGAGTCCCAGGATGGATAACCGCTGGAGCGGCATGTTGCGCATGACCTACCGTCCGCGTTCAGCCATGCGTATCGACGCAGCGTACCAGAGATCAGTCACCGTGAATCAGAATACGAGAATGCTTCAGGTTGTTGGTGACGATGTCCAGATCAGACCCGGCTTCCAGTTTTTCCATGCACTGAACCTGGACAACGCCAACACGTACACCCATGACAGCAAACTGGCGTATATCAGGTGGACACATTCCATTGATTCCAATACCTATTACCGGTTTCAGTTCAGCCGTTTGTTTACTCGTCTGAGAGCCGATGCCAACGGACTTGACTGGAGGCCCGAACGAGTCGAAGGCGATCTCGATCCGGCCAGTATTGTTGTCCCTCCGGTTGATGAATTTGAAACCGGACAAGATTTCAGGTATGTGCTACCCGGTCCGGGACTGGTGAACAATGATGGCCTCGCAACGCTGTGGCATGATCACTATGCAGAACAGTACACTCTGCGCGGATCACTCACCAGGTACTTTTTTGACCAGAACAACAGGCTGCGCGTCGGGTTTGAAATGGTATTCAATGACTATCAGTGGATTGATATAACCAGACCCTGGGTAGGCGCCCCTATTGCAATCGGTGAAGACGAAGAGGAAGACGAAACACTAACCCAGACATCACGTCTTGGTGAATCCAGTGATATATGGGATGTTCGTCCGCGTCAGGGATCCATTTACGCCAGTGACCAGATCAGGTACCGCGGACTTATTGCAAATATCGGTGCCCGTCTTGAATACTGGTTCCCGGGTGACTTTGTTGATGAGATGGTTGACAATCCGGATGCCCCGATTCCTGATGAAGTCCGGGAAGCGTATTACAATGATACCTACAATTTCTTCGGAAACCGGTTCAAGATGCGCCTGCTTCCGCGGATCAGCGTCTCTTTCCCCGTACGTGAAAACCAGATGATGTATTTCAATTACGGACACCAGACGAAACTGCCGCATCCGTCACATGTGTATGCAGGACTTGATCCGTTTTACCAGGACCGGTCCTTCCTGGCCAGTCTGGGTAACCCCAATCTTGACCCCGAAGTCGATATCTCCTATGAAATCGGTATCAGAAACCAGCTAACCGCAAATGACGCCCTTAACATTTCTGCCTTCTGGAGTGACAAATATGACTTCATCACATCCGAGCGAATTCTTATTACCGATGTGACCGGCAGGGAAGTGGAGCGCGCGTACAGGGTAAATGGTGATTTTGCCAGAGTCAGGGGATTGGAAGTGACCTATATCAAACGTTATTCTGACTGGTTCCGCGGCAACATCTCCGCAACATACCAGCGGGCAGAAGGACTCAGCTCTACCTCGCAGGATGCGCTTCAGGATCTGATAGTCGGCGGGCAGGCTTTTGGAAGCAACGTGGAAACGCCCCTTGCTTGGGACCGTCCCTGGGATTTCAGGGCTTCCGCCACTTTCCGGTATGACCGCAATTCACCGTTCCTGGACATACCCGGGCTCAACCAGTTTCAGCTGAATATTTCCGGATACTACCGGAGTGGAATCCGCTATACACCAAGCGAATTCATACAAAACGAGCGTCATCCGATTACCGGTGAACGTACCTGGAGGCCTATCTACGAACGTAGTACCGATCCCTCCGACCGGTTTTCCGAAAGCGGACCTGCCTGGTATGAAATTGACCTGAGTTTCCAGAAATGGTTTGATATTGCAGGTGCCCAAATGCGTTTCACTATTGATGTTACCAACCTGCTGGACACAAAGAATCCTGCAATTATTAATACGGTAACCGGAGATTCTTATCGCACCGATTATCCTGACTCCCAGGAAGAACTCGAGGCGCTGCGCGATGACCGCTCCTGGGACGTACCAGGCAATGTCAGAGATCCGAGATATGTGGATCCCAGAGACAACAACCGTCCGGACTACATGAACCCTGCCAACTTCCTTAAGCCCAGGCATGTAATGTTTGGTCTTTCCGTCGAATTTTAA
- a CDS encoding PorV/PorQ family protein, with protein sequence MTYNRYLSLFILLLFLPGLAAAQVLPSLGEARSGTYGFQYLKIGPDARSASMGSSSVADAADASALYWNPAMSAQLDNSQVLFGHTQYFADIAMNYASYVHRYRDIALGLSFQMLDSGEMDETTELQPGGTGRTFRTTHFAVGLSFAQELTSLFSYGVTLKYLDESVEEVTSRTGVIDAGFFYRVGDTGLRFAVGLNNFGFDADPSGETKRRPGPNETGAETDEDGFIVYDEFTDVSPPTTFILGSAFDLIQRDDFNITLTGQLTNPADTQERFSLGAEMDYLRRFFVRTGYEFGVDESYLPSFGAGFNFPLYNYGIRADYGFSTREYLGSMHRISLRIDL encoded by the coding sequence ATGACTTACAACAGATATCTGTCTTTATTTATTCTTTTGCTGTTTTTGCCCGGGCTTGCTGCGGCTCAGGTGCTGCCGAGTTTGGGTGAGGCGCGCTCGGGAACCTACGGTTTTCAGTACTTGAAAATCGGTCCTGATGCAAGGTCGGCAAGTATGGGAAGCTCAAGTGTCGCTGATGCAGCAGACGCCTCGGCATTGTACTGGAATCCGGCCATGTCGGCTCAGCTCGACAACTCACAGGTGTTGTTCGGACATACACAGTATTTCGCGGATATCGCCATGAACTATGCTTCCTATGTTCACAGATATCGTGATATCGCACTTGGACTATCCTTCCAGATGCTTGATTCCGGTGAAATGGACGAAACAACCGAACTTCAGCCGGGAGGTACCGGCCGGACATTTCGAACAACTCACTTCGCTGTCGGATTGTCATTCGCCCAGGAACTGACGTCCCTTTTCAGCTACGGAGTCACCCTGAAATACCTTGATGAAAGTGTAGAAGAAGTAACATCGCGAACCGGTGTTATTGATGCCGGATTCTTCTATCGCGTTGGTGACACCGGTCTGCGGTTCGCCGTCGGGTTGAATAATTTTGGGTTCGATGCCGATCCTTCCGGAGAAACAAAACGCAGACCCGGTCCAAACGAAACTGGCGCTGAGACTGACGAAGACGGGTTCATTGTCTATGATGAATTTACCGACGTTTCACCGCCTACCACCTTTATCCTCGGCTCGGCCTTCGATCTGATTCAGCGCGATGATTTCAATATTACACTTACCGGACAGCTGACCAATCCGGCTGATACACAGGAACGCTTCAGTCTCGGCGCAGAGATGGACTATCTGAGAAGGTTTTTTGTCCGGACCGGCTATGAGTTTGGAGTGGATGAGTCTTATCTGCCGTCATTCGGAGCCGGGTTTAACTTTCCGCTCTACAACTACGGCATCCGTGCCGACTATGGCTTCAGCACAAGGGAGTACCTTGGAAGCATGCACAGAATTTCCTTAAGAATTGACCTCTGA